One window of the Niallia circulans genome contains the following:
- a CDS encoding NAD(P)-dependent oxidoreductase, producing the protein MRLLSTSDIVSVHVPLNQQTKHLINKAAFRKMKKTALFINTARGGIVHESDLIAALKNKNISGACLDVFESEPLPIDSELRNLGNVILTPHTAGMPDGRKFHKKRYDFFIKNIKRIENGEEPVSKLNQL; encoded by the coding sequence TTGAGACTTCTAAGCACATCGGACATAGTCAGTGTACATGTACCTTTGAATCAGCAAACCAAACACCTGATCAACAAAGCTGCATTTAGAAAAATGAAGAAGACCGCTCTTTTTATCAATACAGCCCGCGGCGGGATTGTGCACGAAAGTGACTTGATTGCTGCATTAAAAAACAAGAACATTTCAGGTGCATGCCTGGATGTTTTTGAATCCGAACCGCTTCCTATTGACAGTGAGCTCCGGAATCTGGGTAATGTGATACTTACTCCCCATACAGCAGGAATGCCTGATGGTCGGAAATTTCATAAAAAAAGATATGACTTCTTTATAAAGAATATAAAACGTATAGAAAATGGAGAAGAGCCTGTTAGCAAGCTCAATCAGTTATAA
- a CDS encoding PTS lactose/cellobiose transporter subunit IIA, with the protein MEGIELIAFQIIGNVGMAKTKFIEALAQAKNGDFSSAASLMKEGSDLLVEGHKIHGELIKNEAAGNKTEFSILLMHAEDQFMSTETIKLLIAEMIEWRKELSIAN; encoded by the coding sequence ATGGAAGGAATAGAACTAATTGCTTTTCAAATCATTGGGAATGTAGGAATGGCGAAAACAAAGTTTATAGAAGCACTAGCTCAAGCGAAAAATGGTGATTTTTCCAGTGCAGCTTCATTGATGAAGGAAGGATCAGACCTTTTGGTTGAAGGTCATAAAATTCATGGTGAATTAATTAAAAATGAGGCTGCGGGTAATAAAACAGAATTCTCCATTTTATTAATGCATGCAGAAGATCAATTTATGAGTACAGAAACAATTAAATTGCTCATTGCGGAAATGATTGAATGGAGGAAAGAACTAAGTATCGCTAACTGA
- a CDS encoding PTS sugar transporter subunit IIB, giving the protein MKNILLVCNQGMSTSFLVEKMKQAAKDQSMEVNIWAVSDAELHENWEKADIILLGPQVGYLKSNTEKVVGNSIPVTVIDFVDYGRVNGAAVLETALEMIEK; this is encoded by the coding sequence ATGAAAAATATTTTATTAGTATGTAATCAAGGAATGTCTACAAGTTTTTTAGTAGAAAAAATGAAGCAGGCGGCAAAAGACCAGAGCATGGAGGTAAATATTTGGGCAGTTTCAGATGCAGAATTACATGAAAACTGGGAAAAAGCAGATATTATTTTATTGGGACCACAGGTAGGATATTTAAAAAGCAATACAGAGAAAGTAGTCGGTAATAGTATTCCTGTTACTGTCATTGATTTTGTTGATTATGGAAGAGTAAACGGAGCGGCAGTTCTGGAGACCGCTTTAGAAATGATAGAAAAATAG
- a CDS encoding PTS sugar transporter subunit IIC, whose translation MNNSTKQGIADRFAFVAQKLGAQIHLRSLRDAFASIMPFMILAGFMTLINYVILEPTGFMGNLVNPDTLTTWQSIGVSIANGTLNIMTLLVAVAISYHLCVNRGYKNVIAPILVVLSTMIVVTPLTTTFSPEGSTESFLVSNVIPVSYTSASGMFVGIIVGLLATDLFIKLSSNKKMQINISGNIPPAVIKSFNVLIPIMVNVIIFAVASFLLNQLFNMDFNTLISTIITKPLSYVTTSLPGFLLITSIANLFFGFGIHQAVISGALLDPFLLQNMQDNMLAYANHQEIPHIINMAFKDTFAVMGGSGNTISLLIAIFIFSRRKDYRDISKMSLTPSIFNISEPIIFGLPIVFNPMLIIPFVLAPIFSLSVAYFATAVGLINHVVVQTPWTTPPIISGFLATGGDWRASILQLLIIIITVFMYLPFLKIDERVSAMQNK comes from the coding sequence ATGAATAACTCAACAAAGCAAGGTATTGCAGATCGGTTTGCTTTTGTTGCACAAAAATTAGGAGCGCAGATTCATCTAAGAAGTTTGCGTGATGCCTTTGCATCGATTATGCCATTTATGATACTAGCTGGATTTATGACTCTAATTAATTATGTTATTTTAGAGCCAACTGGTTTTATGGGAAATTTGGTTAATCCTGATACTTTAACAACTTGGCAATCTATTGGGGTATCCATTGCTAACGGTACACTGAATATCATGACACTTTTAGTAGCTGTTGCCATTTCTTATCATCTATGTGTAAATAGGGGATATAAAAATGTAATAGCTCCAATCTTAGTTGTACTTTCTACAATGATAGTAGTTACACCATTGACAACGACTTTTTCACCAGAAGGATCAACCGAAAGCTTTCTTGTTTCTAATGTGATTCCTGTAAGTTATACAAGCGCATCAGGGATGTTTGTTGGAATTATCGTAGGGCTGCTTGCAACCGATTTATTTATAAAATTATCTTCAAATAAAAAAATGCAAATCAATATCAGTGGAAATATACCACCGGCAGTTATTAAATCTTTTAATGTGTTAATTCCAATTATGGTGAATGTTATCATCTTTGCAGTTGCATCCTTTTTATTAAATCAATTATTTAATATGGATTTTAATACTTTAATATCCACCATTATTACTAAGCCGTTAAGCTATGTGACAACCAGTTTACCAGGGTTCTTATTAATTACTTCTATCGCTAATTTATTTTTTGGATTCGGTATCCATCAGGCAGTTATTTCTGGAGCACTTTTGGATCCTTTTTTATTACAAAACATGCAAGATAATATGTTAGCATACGCTAATCATCAAGAGATACCCCATATAATTAATATGGCTTTTAAAGATACCTTCGCTGTTATGGGGGGATCGGGAAATACGATTTCATTGTTAATTGCCATTTTTATTTTTAGTAGACGTAAGGATTATAGAGATATATCGAAAATGTCCTTAACACCTTCTATCTTTAATATTAGTGAACCAATTATATTTGGGCTACCAATTGTATTTAACCCAATGTTAATCATTCCATTTGTTCTTGCTCCAATTTTTTCTTTATCAGTTGCCTATTTTGCGACAGCTGTAGGTTTAATAAATCACGTGGTTGTTCAAACCCCATGGACTACGCCACCGATTATTTCAGGATTCCTAGCTACAGGAGGTGACTGGCGAGCATCTATATTACAATTATTAATAATCATCATAACAGTATTTATGTATCTGCCATTTTTGAAAATAGATGAGAGAGTAAGTGCCATGCAGAATAAATAA
- a CDS encoding GntR family transcriptional regulator — MSQLPKYMEIYTDIRDKINNNEYEINEKLPDGDTLADYYQCSKLTVKKALDILVKEGMVVRRRGSGTYVKGVSTNGGAIALGPSEGLSNIVGKENISSKIILFSIEKPSLEIAKKLEIDDEYIYRIIRTRHINNKPYSLEHTYMPLSIITGLEPKHLEGSIYNYIREELKLKTHSTHVWIRGDKANSEDTSLLKIPDNSFMMEIEKLAQLEDGRIFEYSITRHLHESFVFETVFVHN; from the coding sequence TTGAGTCAGTTACCTAAATATATGGAAATATATACAGATATTAGAGATAAGATAAATAATAACGAATATGAGATAAATGAAAAGTTACCTGACGGGGATACGCTTGCTGATTATTACCAATGCAGTAAACTGACAGTAAAAAAAGCATTAGATATTCTTGTAAAAGAAGGAATGGTTGTTAGACGTAGAGGTTCCGGAACTTATGTAAAAGGGGTTTCTACTAATGGAGGAGCTATTGCATTAGGTCCATCAGAAGGTTTATCTAACATTGTTGGAAAAGAAAATATTTCCTCAAAAATCATTCTTTTTTCGATCGAAAAACCGTCCTTAGAAATTGCCAAAAAACTTGAGATTGATGACGAATATATTTATCGAATTATTCGAACACGGCATATTAATAATAAGCCTTATTCGCTGGAACATACTTACATGCCTTTATCTATTATTACTGGACTAGAGCCAAAACATCTAGAAGGATCCATCTATAATTATATACGCGAGGAATTAAAGCTGAAAACGCATAGCACCCATGTCTGGATTAGAGGAGACAAAGCAAATAGTGAAGATACTTCTTTACTAAAGATTCCAGACAACTCCTTCATGATGGAAATCGAAAAATTAGCTCAGTTAGAAGATGGAAGAATATTCGAATACTCCATCACACGCCATCTGCACGAAAGTTTTGTTTTTGAAACAGTTTTTGTTCATAACTAA
- the hpaB gene encoding 4-hydroxyphenylacetate 3-monooxygenase, oxygenase component → MGIVNGKTYLSRISSLSTEIWLDGEKVQDLSNHPAFKGILHSKASLYDLQCQPNLKEEMTFLSPLSGDSIGMSYLQPKTKEDLRKRRRMIERWAKETAGMMGRSPDYLNTVIMSFATSASLLEGKENCYPKHIQSLYESAREKDLSFTHTFITPQVNRSSMYLEYSNEPISAQIIEKNNKGLIIKGARLLATQGGLTDELLVFGAPRFAKEEAFAFAIPSDTKGVKFLCRESYVGGESTIDYPLSSRFEEMDSIVVFDNVLVPWERVFFHEDLETASMFLTQSSFNSFAYHQVITRQIVKTEFILGLAENMINTIDVGEYQHIQEKMAEIIIGLETLKALLEKAENDALLNDQGFMIPNKTILLVASNIFPKIYPRFSEILQLIGASGLVSLPTEKMFHSEVGKDLNQYLQATCRSADERNKIFRLAWDLTMSSFGTRQTQYERYFFGDPVRLSGFLYNNYPKSNYVERINEFLTD, encoded by the coding sequence ATGGGAATAGTGAATGGAAAGACATATTTATCACGAATCAGCAGTTTATCTACAGAAATTTGGTTAGATGGGGAAAAAGTCCAGGATCTCTCTAACCATCCTGCTTTTAAAGGGATACTACATTCAAAAGCTTCTCTTTATGATTTACAATGTCAGCCTAACTTAAAGGAGGAAATGACTTTCTTGTCCCCATTATCTGGGGACTCTATAGGTATGTCATACTTACAGCCAAAGACAAAAGAGGATTTGCGAAAAAGAAGAAGGATGATCGAACGGTGGGCTAAGGAAACAGCAGGAATGATGGGACGGAGCCCAGATTATTTAAATACAGTAATCATGAGTTTTGCCACTTCTGCTTCCCTTTTAGAAGGAAAGGAAAATTGTTATCCAAAACATATCCAATCCTTATACGAATCGGCAAGAGAAAAGGATCTTAGTTTTACCCATACTTTTATAACTCCTCAAGTTAATCGCTCGAGTATGTATCTAGAGTATTCCAACGAGCCAATCTCTGCCCAAATAATCGAGAAAAATAATAAGGGGCTAATTATTAAAGGAGCGCGGCTCCTAGCCACACAGGGAGGCCTTACAGATGAACTTTTGGTTTTTGGGGCGCCCAGATTTGCAAAAGAGGAAGCATTTGCATTTGCAATACCTTCAGACACTAAAGGAGTAAAGTTTCTCTGCAGAGAGTCCTATGTAGGAGGAGAATCTACTATTGATTATCCATTAAGCTCACGATTCGAAGAAATGGATTCTATTGTTGTATTTGATAACGTCCTTGTTCCATGGGAACGTGTTTTTTTCCATGAAGATCTAGAAACCGCAAGTATGTTTTTAACTCAAAGCTCTTTTAATTCATTTGCTTATCATCAAGTTATTACTAGGCAAATTGTCAAAACAGAGTTTATTTTGGGCTTAGCGGAAAATATGATAAATACGATTGACGTAGGCGAATATCAACACATCCAAGAAAAGATGGCAGAAATCATTATTGGATTAGAAACGTTGAAAGCACTATTAGAAAAAGCAGAGAACGATGCTCTCTTAAATGACCAAGGATTTATGATTCCAAACAAAACCATCCTGCTAGTTGCTAGTAATATTTTCCCGAAAATTTATCCTCGTTTTTCCGAAATCCTTCAACTAATTGGCGCAAGCGGTTTAGTATCACTGCCAACAGAGAAAATGTTTCACTCAGAAGTTGGGAAAGATTTAAATCAATATCTTCAAGCAACGTGCAGATCTGCAGATGAGCGCAATAAAATCTTTCGATTAGCTTGGGATTTAACAATGAGCTCCTTCGGCACAAGACAGACACAATATGAAAGATATTTTTTTGGTGATCCTGTCCGTCTTTCTGGATTTTTATATAATAACTACCCTAAAAGTAATTATGTAGAGAGAATTAATGAATTTTTGACAGACTGA
- a CDS encoding DinB family protein, producing the protein MQKVMEGINYWIKRLPEEFNSMSENSSSHRPLPNKWSKKEILGHLCDSAINNIERFIKIQYEEPVYAIQSYDQNHWVKMQNYQDRPLDEMINLFQTLNKQIIHIVKNIPVEKLSNLCDIGNNQHKTLEWLIQDYHEHMEHHIHSQILIEKSY; encoded by the coding sequence ATGCAAAAGGTTATGGAGGGAATAAATTATTGGATAAAAAGATTACCAGAAGAATTCAACTCTATGTCTGAAAATAGTTCTTCTCATCGTCCCTTGCCAAACAAGTGGTCAAAAAAAGAAATTTTAGGGCATCTTTGTGATTCAGCGATAAATAATATAGAAAGGTTTATCAAAATTCAATATGAAGAACCGGTGTATGCTATTCAATCATATGACCAAAATCATTGGGTTAAGATGCAAAATTATCAGGATAGACCACTTGATGAAATGATAAATCTTTTTCAAACACTCAACAAACAAATTATTCACATTGTAAAAAACATCCCAGTCGAAAAGCTTTCCAATCTTTGCGACATAGGAAATAATCAGCATAAAACACTAGAGTGGCTGATACAAGATTATCATGAGCATATGGAACACCATATTCACTCTCAAATCTTAATCGAAAAATCTTATTAA
- a CDS encoding Gfo/Idh/MocA family protein, with protein MRKVRVGFIGVGGIGSVHLKNIALIEQAEMAAVCDISEDQATAVGKKYQIPAYTDVDKMMEETALDALFICVPPFAHGDIEEKAAKKGIHIMVEKPVGLNLDNVKRKSAVIKASGIICATGYCLRYLDTVAKAKEYLQGKQIAMVNSYYLTKFVPTPWYREQSKSGGQLVEQATHILDLIRYLAGDIDKIYANMNLLVSKDIPHIDIPDVTSVNFTLRNGAIGQLGCSFIQPDHRMGLEILGKNFRVAFNGSNITITDEFSTTTYRPKLNYYEAQDRAFIKAIAANQPELILSSYENGVQTLAATLAANDSHENGEPISLSNYYSL; from the coding sequence ATGAGAAAAGTTCGTGTAGGCTTTATAGGTGTCGGGGGAATTGGATCCGTACATTTGAAGAATATTGCTTTGATTGAACAGGCAGAAATGGCAGCGGTATGTGATATATCCGAAGACCAAGCAACAGCTGTAGGGAAGAAATATCAAATTCCAGCATATACAGATGTAGACAAGATGATGGAAGAGACTGCATTGGATGCACTTTTTATATGTGTCCCTCCATTTGCCCATGGAGATATCGAGGAAAAGGCTGCTAAAAAGGGCATTCATATTATGGTAGAAAAACCTGTTGGATTAAATCTGGATAATGTAAAGAGAAAATCTGCGGTTATTAAAGCTTCTGGGATTATTTGTGCTACAGGATACTGTTTACGGTACTTAGATACAGTGGCAAAAGCAAAAGAGTATCTACAAGGCAAACAAATTGCGATGGTTAACAGCTATTATTTAACAAAATTTGTTCCAACTCCATGGTATCGGGAACAATCCAAATCAGGTGGACAATTAGTAGAACAAGCCACACATATTTTGGATTTAATTCGCTATTTAGCAGGAGATATAGATAAAATCTATGCAAATATGAATCTATTGGTTTCAAAGGATATTCCTCATATTGATATACCAGATGTCACTTCGGTCAATTTCACTTTAAGGAACGGGGCAATCGGCCAATTAGGCTGCTCTTTTATACAACCAGATCACCGGATGGGTCTAGAAATTTTAGGGAAGAATTTCCGTGTTGCTTTTAACGGTTCCAATATAACGATTACAGATGAATTTTCAACTACTACGTATCGACCAAAGTTGAATTATTATGAGGCCCAGGATCGAGCTTTCATTAAAGCGATTGCTGCCAATCAGCCAGAATTAATCCTGTCATCCTATGAAAATGGTGTTCAAACATTAGCTGCTACCCTTGCTGCAAATGATTCTCATGAAAATGGAGAGCCTATTTCTTTAAGTAATTATTATTCTTTGTAA
- a CDS encoding sugar phosphate isomerase/epimerase family protein: MLKGINQWCYPDDTPLEMVFKYSRDAGFDAIELNVSIDGIGLTMNTSREEAKRIRKMAEHYRLRLSSISTNLLWKFPLSHYDEKVREQGRKVIEKQIELAGYIGADTVLVVPGVVNEETSYLDCYRRSQDELRKVLPLAEKHNIHVGIENVWNKFLLSPLEMARYIDEFHSDYIGAYYDVGNALQYGYPEQWISILGERIRKVHVKDFKLNVGNITGFVPLLAGDVNWEKVYQALKNIGYKDTVTAEIPAYAFGPEYLAQDTSKHLDVVLNLKKVSP; encoded by the coding sequence ATGCTAAAGGGGATTAATCAGTGGTGTTATCCCGATGATACACCATTAGAGATGGTATTTAAGTACAGTCGTGATGCAGGCTTTGATGCAATAGAGCTTAATGTAAGTATAGATGGCATTGGGCTTACGATGAATACGTCTAGAGAAGAAGCAAAACGAATTCGGAAAATGGCAGAGCATTATCGTTTACGCTTAAGCAGTATTTCTACGAATCTATTATGGAAGTTCCCTCTTTCTCATTATGATGAAAAGGTACGGGAACAAGGGAGAAAAGTGATTGAAAAACAAATAGAATTAGCCGGATATATTGGGGCAGACACTGTTTTAGTTGTCCCAGGGGTAGTTAATGAAGAAACGTCTTACCTTGATTGTTATAGGCGCAGTCAAGATGAGTTAAGAAAAGTTCTGCCATTAGCTGAAAAACACAATATTCATGTGGGAATCGAAAACGTATGGAATAAATTTTTGCTATCTCCACTCGAAATGGCCAGGTATATTGATGAGTTCCATTCCGATTATATTGGTGCTTATTATGATGTCGGCAATGCATTACAATATGGCTATCCAGAACAATGGATTTCCATATTAGGAGAGCGAATCCGAAAAGTTCATGTTAAGGATTTTAAATTGAACGTTGGGAATATTACTGGCTTTGTTCCATTATTAGCTGGGGATGTAAATTGGGAAAAAGTGTACCAAGCATTAAAGAACATAGGCTATAAGGATACAGTAACCGCTGAAATACCAGCCTATGCATTTGGGCCAGAGTATCTTGCCCAAGATACCTCCAAGCATCTGGATGTCGTGTTAAATCTGAAAAAGGTTAGTCCTTAG
- a CDS encoding Gfo/Idh/MocA family protein, with amino-acid sequence MRVGIISFAHGHAYAYAEALKKSKGVELVGIADDQEIRGAEAAKKYSTNYYSNYEDLLDQDIDAVIITSENYKHHEHVLAAAKKGKHVLCEKPIATNRKDALEMMEVCKENNVFLQIAFPVRFSTPIVKAKHIIETGELGSIIAIKGTNRGTNPGGWFVDKEKSGGGAVMDHTVHLVDIMRWYMNSDVKEVYAEVDNLFSDYEIDDCGIVTMEFENNVFASIDCSWSRNKTFPTWGDVTLEIIGTKGTLSVDAFAQKSELYSAEGAKWDYWGDDMNQALVEDFVTNVQKGIAPTITGEDGLKAMEVALAGYESAQSKRPVLIEKIESNNQ; translated from the coding sequence ATGAGAGTAGGAATTATTAGTTTTGCTCATGGTCATGCGTACGCCTATGCAGAGGCATTAAAGAAAAGCAAAGGAGTAGAGTTAGTAGGAATCGCAGATGACCAGGAGATTCGCGGTGCAGAAGCAGCGAAGAAATACAGTACCAATTACTATTCAAACTATGAAGATCTTTTAGACCAAGATATAGATGCTGTCATCATTACTTCCGAAAATTATAAGCATCATGAACATGTGCTTGCAGCAGCGAAGAAAGGAAAACATGTTTTATGCGAAAAGCCGATTGCGACAAATAGGAAGGATGCATTGGAAATGATGGAAGTTTGCAAAGAAAATAATGTATTCCTGCAAATTGCTTTTCCTGTACGCTTTAGTACACCAATAGTAAAAGCGAAACACATTATCGAGACAGGAGAACTTGGCAGTATTATTGCTATAAAAGGAACGAATCGCGGCACTAACCCGGGCGGCTGGTTTGTAGACAAAGAAAAATCAGGCGGCGGCGCCGTAATGGATCATACAGTTCACCTTGTGGATATTATGCGATGGTATATGAATTCAGATGTGAAAGAAGTATATGCAGAAGTAGATAATCTCTTTTCTGATTATGAGATAGATGATTGTGGGATCGTAACAATGGAATTTGAAAACAATGTGTTTGCTTCAATTGATTGTAGCTGGTCAAGAAATAAGACATTCCCAACATGGGGAGACGTTACATTAGAAATAATCGGGACGAAAGGAACATTGTCAGTAGATGCCTTTGCGCAGAAAAGTGAGCTGTACAGTGCAGAGGGAGCAAAATGGGATTATTGGGGAGATGATATGAACCAAGCTCTTGTAGAAGACTTTGTTACAAATGTGCAAAAGGGAATTGCACCTACTATAACAGGAGAAGATGGTCTAAAAGCAATGGAGGTTGCTCTGGCAGGCTATGAATCTGCGCAAAGCAAAAGGCCTGTTTTGATAGAAAAAATTGAATCGAATAATCAATAG
- a CDS encoding Gfo/Idh/MocA family protein, with translation MLKALVIGAGTMGSTHSFAYSTMDDVQLVGIVDRTLEKAEELARKLGAQAFASYEEAIESLGAVDVVSVCVPTPFHKEYVKKVADDCFQVVCEKPLARNLKDAKEMIDYCKKKGVKLFVGHVVRFFPEYQRAKQMIEEGKIGKPGVVNTKRGGGFPSASRDWYADYNSSGGLVLDLMIHDFDYLRWCFGEVERVYAKSAQGRAMAKLDYALVTLRFESGVIAHLEGTWAHQNFATKFEIAGKEGVIHYDSSKATPLVKGINHNNTGSAGVAVPESPLKENPYITELKHFISCIKNKEEPIVTPLDAYKAMEIALAAIESLKEGKVVELRKQEMEVKR, from the coding sequence ATGTTAAAAGCATTAGTTATTGGCGCCGGAACGATGGGGAGTACTCATTCCTTCGCCTATTCAACCATGGATGATGTTCAATTAGTTGGAATTGTGGACAGAACCTTAGAAAAAGCGGAAGAATTGGCACGGAAATTAGGAGCTCAAGCATTTGCAAGCTATGAGGAAGCGATTGAAAGCCTTGGTGCTGTTGATGTTGTGTCCGTTTGTGTTCCCACTCCATTTCATAAGGAATATGTCAAAAAAGTAGCAGATGATTGTTTTCAAGTTGTTTGTGAGAAACCATTGGCTCGCAATTTAAAGGATGCTAAAGAAATGATCGACTATTGCAAGAAAAAGGGCGTGAAGCTTTTTGTAGGTCATGTCGTGCGTTTTTTCCCGGAATACCAGCGTGCAAAGCAAATGATAGAAGAAGGGAAAATTGGCAAGCCAGGTGTTGTAAATACGAAAAGAGGAGGCGGATTCCCATCTGCTTCTAGAGATTGGTATGCAGACTATAACAGCAGTGGTGGATTAGTGCTAGACTTAATGATTCATGATTTTGATTATCTACGCTGGTGCTTCGGTGAGGTAGAGCGAGTCTATGCCAAAAGTGCCCAAGGAAGAGCGATGGCAAAATTAGACTATGCATTAGTAACATTGCGCTTTGAAAGTGGAGTAATTGCTCATTTGGAAGGAACTTGGGCTCACCAAAATTTTGCAACAAAATTTGAAATAGCTGGAAAAGAAGGGGTTATTCACTATGATAGCTCGAAAGCAACTCCGCTTGTAAAAGGCATTAATCACAATAATACAGGTTCAGCTGGAGTCGCGGTGCCCGAAAGTCCATTAAAAGAAAATCCATATATAACAGAATTAAAACATTTTATTTCATGTATCAAGAATAAGGAGGAGCCGATAGTGACTCCTCTAGATGCTTATAAAGCAATGGAAATTGCGTTAGCTGCTATTGAGTCATTAAAGGAAGGAAAAGTAGTAGAATTGCGTAAACAAGAAATGGAGGTAAAACGATGA
- a CDS encoding carbohydrate ABC transporter permease encodes MIVPFLWMISTSLKSFGESMQVPPTIIPKEWHFENYGNVFEAVDFLKYYLNTIILTLGRTIGQLVLCSLAAFAFARLNFPGKNVLFILMLSVLMVPAQVILIPNYATLTQLGWIDTFFALIVPGVFSAYGTFLLRQFFMGIPKELDEAAKIDGCSYFGIYWRIILPNSTPALTALGIFTILAAWNDFLWPLVMTNSESMRVLSVGISTFSGQYSTDYPLLMAGAVLSTIPMLLMFIFLQKHLLAGIALGGVRR; translated from the coding sequence ATGATTGTGCCATTTCTCTGGATGATTTCTACCTCTCTGAAATCCTTTGGAGAATCCATGCAAGTTCCGCCGACGATTATCCCTAAGGAATGGCATTTCGAGAATTATGGGAACGTCTTTGAAGCTGTGGATTTTTTAAAATACTATCTGAATACGATTATTCTCACTTTAGGTAGAACGATTGGTCAACTTGTTTTATGTTCTTTAGCTGCATTTGCTTTTGCACGTTTAAATTTTCCTGGGAAAAATGTTCTCTTTATTTTAATGCTGTCCGTGCTTATGGTACCCGCTCAAGTAATTTTAATACCAAATTATGCAACATTAACACAGCTGGGCTGGATTGACACATTCTTTGCTTTGATTGTTCCAGGCGTTTTTAGTGCCTATGGTACCTTTTTGCTGCGCCAATTCTTTATGGGCATTCCAAAAGAGTTGGATGAAGCAGCTAAAATTGATGGTTGTTCGTACTTTGGAATCTATTGGAGAATTATTTTACCAAATTCGACACCCGCCCTTACTGCTTTAGGAATCTTTACGATTCTCGCTGCATGGAATGATTTCTTATGGCCGCTTGTTATGACAAACTCTGAGTCAATGAGAGTATTGTCTGTTGGGATTTCCACTTTCTCAGGACAATATTCTACAGATTATCCGCTGTTAATGGCTGGTGCTGTCTTGTCCACGATTCCCATGCTGTTAATGTTTATTTTTCTGCAAAAGCATTTACTGGCAGGGATTGCACTTGGAGGGGTTAGAAGATAG
- a CDS encoding carbohydrate ABC transporter permease: MVVNKKSPETVARKRKKKKFNREAIAAYLFIAPTMIGLFMFYIFPALASFALSFTKWNGISMPEYVGVENLIQLFTDSSFLRSIVNTAVFTFVSVPFTVIIAIFIAVMLNQKIKGIIFYRTLYFLPVVTMPVAVGMVWKWLYNTDYGLINYILGIFHLPQPSWLFDPKISLISVIIVYIWMSVGNNIILILAGLQGIEKTYYEAADIDGASRIRKFFSITLPLLTPTIFFVFITGMISSLQVFDLLFVMIGNSTALLEPLRTIVYGVYESGFKYGEMGIASAQAFILFLAILLMTIIQFIFQKKWVYYDS; this comes from the coding sequence ATGGTAGTGAATAAAAAGAGTCCAGAGACTGTGGCAAGAAAGAGAAAGAAAAAGAAATTCAATCGTGAAGCTATTGCTGCTTATTTATTTATTGCTCCCACCATGATAGGGCTATTTATGTTTTATATTTTTCCTGCACTTGCCTCATTTGCTTTGTCCTTTACAAAATGGAATGGTATTTCCATGCCAGAATATGTCGGGGTAGAAAATTTGATCCAATTATTTACTGATTCTTCCTTTCTTCGTTCGATTGTTAATACAGCAGTATTTACCTTTGTTTCCGTTCCATTTACTGTCATTATTGCGATATTTATAGCAGTCATGCTGAATCAAAAAATAAAAGGCATTATCTTTTATCGTACCTTGTATTTCTTGCCAGTAGTTACGATGCCGGTCGCAGTTGGGATGGTATGGAAATGGCTATATAACACCGATTATGGCTTAATTAACTACATTCTAGGTATCTTTCATCTTCCGCAGCCATCGTGGTTATTTGACCCGAAGATTTCTTTAATATCCGTTATTATCGTCTACATATGGATGAGTGTCGGCAATAATATCATTTTAATCTTAGCGGGACTTCAGGGAATAGAAAAGACGTATTATGAAGCGGCCGACATTGACGGTGCTTCAAGGATTCGGAAGTTTTTTAGTATTACCTTACCGCTATTAACACCTACTATTTTCTTTGTTTTTATAACAGGAATGATTAGTTCCTTACAAGTATTCGACTTATTATTTGTCATGATTGGTAATAGTACAGCGCTATTAGAACCACTGCGTACGATTGTGTATGGCGTTTATGAATCAGGCTTTAAGTATGGTGAAATGGGTATTGCTTCTGCCCAAGCATTTATCTTGTTTCTTGCCATTCTATTGATGACCATTATTCAATTTATTTTCCAAAAGAAATGGGTTTATTACGATTCTTAA